In Geoanaerobacter pelophilus, the genomic window TTCTATTGTTGAATGAAGCTATTTTGGCAGCCACCCTCAGCCACCAGCTCGCAATGAGGAGTGCAAGTTGCTTGGCAAAGAGAGCAATGCACAGCAACAGTATTGCCAGCCATGCCAGCAGCCGGTGTCCTAAAACCTGCTGTATAATAAGGGAGAAAAGGGCCAGGATTGCAAAAGTTTCCAACACCAGCGCACGCGAAGGTTTTTCTTGATTCTTCAGCATACTCTCCCTATTTCCCTTGGCTGTTATCCTTGGCGTTTGCAAACCGGTCCGCTAAATACAGTGCAACCCGGTCCACACCCTGCTGTGACCAGTGACCATCCATATTCAGATAGGCTCCCGGAACTTTGGCCAACACCTCACGTAGGTCGATGACATCCATCCCATCGCTACGGGCATGACTGACAATCCGGCTGGTCGCATCATCAAGATATTTCAGGTAGGCTTTCATATCCGCAAGCGCCGCATAGTGGGCTGTCATCCTGGAATCGACGCTAAAGCCCTCAGGAATAACCACAAGGGTAAATTTGACCCCATTCCTGCGGCAAAGCTCCTGTGAAGCCTTGACCCAACCATATGCATAGCTGTCGTCAATATATTCCGGTGCAGGCATCCCATTGGCAGCTTTTGTTGCAACATCCAGAAAGTAGCTGCGAAACCTTCCTTCGTCAGGATGCCGCAGCATATTGAAGAACAAGCTTCTTGCCTCGGCAGAAGAGCTGTTAAGAACCGATTTTAGCCTTGCTTGGCGTTCTGGAGGGAAAAAAGAGAGATACTCTCCTTCTGTCTCACCATCATTGCCTGTCTTGCCAAAAATCTCCTGCAGTTCCAGCTCGTGCTTCAGGAGCGCCCCCCCCTTGAACCAGGCTCGTAGCACCGGACGGCGCTCGTTGCTGATCACCTGATCCAGTGATCGCAGCCCGAGAACCTGCAGAAAGGACAGCCTGGGGTACGTTGCCGATACCCCCCCATAGCTCAGTAGAGTGCGGTCATGGATGAAATCATTGCCTGCATAGATAGTCATGACGCAATGATTCGGCTTCAAGGGAAGCCCTACCCTTTTCAGCCGGTAAAAATATTCATCAGGATCTGTTGCTGAGACACCGAGATTTATCAGCTCGTAGGATGGGGCAACCCCATTAAGCAGAGCTGCAGTTCGTGCGACGAGAGGCACATTTGCCCCCTGCTCCAGAAAAGAGTCCCCGACAAAAATCATCCGGTACAACCCGGCCTGGGGCGCGACAGAATGTTCAACATCTCTCTGCCCCCAGGAGTTGACCTGGACATAACCTTCTTTTTTACTCTGGTATTCCCATGCTTGCTTACCTATTGTTGAAGAGACCCCGTGCAAACCACTCATCGGCCAGTTCACGGCAAAAAACGAGGCGGCAAAATTCATCAAAATAAGAGTCACTGTTACCAGCAGCGAGGCATGGATAAGACCGAAAAGCACCTTTTTTTGCAGGGTACTGCCATCAGGGCCAGCTTCTCCCTGTTGCCTGCGTAGCATAACCCACCACCAGCTCCAGGCAGAGCAAAAGGCCGCGACAGTCATAATGCCTGGCAGCAAGGCGTCAGTGCGAGCCACTGACGCCTTGTCTTCCAGCAATGTCACCGCCAACCCGCCAAGTGAAAAAAACAGGACCAAGGCTGAGATTAGCAACATCAAGTAGGCCACCCTGTCTATATTCAACTTTAACTTGTTTAATAGGCGCATATTGCCTGGTACCGAATCATGATACTAGAACAGTGTGTAGATGAAAGGGCCCAGAGCCGAGCCGCCTGAGACTGCGATCAGCAGTCCTAAAAACAGCAGCACTGCAATGATCGGCAGCAACCACCACTTCTTTCTCTCCAGCAGAAACAGCCACAACTCTTTCAGAAAAGTCACCTTTACTCCTTATCAATCGAGTTGAAATTTGGGCAGCGGAGATGCATGAAAATCCGGTTGCATCTTCTTGTCAAAGATAAAATTCCCAAGCACAAGATAATCCATATCTGTCTGCATGAAGCAACGATAGGCATCCTCCGGCGTCATCACAATCGGTTCACCGCGAACATTGAAGCTGGTATTAACCAGGACGGCATAACCGGTTTTGCATTTGAACGCTTCAAGCAGCTGCCAGAAACGGGGATTGGTTTCCCGGTGGACTGTCTGCACCCGGGCGGAATAATCGACATGGGTCACCGACGGGATATCGGAGCGAAGATGACAGAGCTTATCTCGCACTCCCCGTGCCTGAAAATCGGCTGGCAAGGAATTTCGCCTGTGTGCCTGCACGTCAGCCACCAACAACATGTACGGGGAAGGAACAGCGAGATCGAAATACTCTTGAAGACACTCCATCTGCACTGCCGGAGCAAAGGGACGAAACCCCTCCCTAAACTTGATCTTCAGATTAAGTTTGCTCTGCATCTCTGGTGAGCGAGGATCGGCCAGAATACTCCGGTTGCCGAGGGCACGCGGCCCCCATTCCATCCTCGACTGAAACCAGCCGATGACGTTGCCATCAGCCAGCAGGCTGGCCGTTAAATCACAGAGTTCCGTAAACAACTCGTAACAGTGGGACACAGCGCCGAACTTTCTGGTCATCCGCTCGATTTCAAGCGAAGAGTACTCCGGCCCAAGGTAGGCACCCTGCATTCGATCCAAGTTTTTGTCAATCTGGCGTGAGCCGGAGCAGCTGATATAATGGGCTGCCAGAGCCGCTCCCAGAGCACCTCCGGCATCGCCGGCAGCCGGCTGGATCCAGATATTTTCCACCAGACCACTTTTCAGTAACCTGCCATTTGCAACACAATTCAAAGCAACCCCGCCAGCAAGACAGAGGTTAGCCGATCCGGTCAGGCGTCTGGCCTCACCGGCCATCTTCAGCACTACCTCTTCCGTTACCAGCTGAGTCGCAAGTGCAAGATCGCAGTGCTCCGGCAGGAGGTCCGCCTCTTCCTGGCGCCTTGTGAAGCCAAACAGCTCTTCCCATTTGGTGATGTCCACCATTTTTTGCCCGACTGCAAAATCAAAGTACTCCATGTTGAGTCGCAGAGAACCATCTTCCTTGATATCAACCAACTGCTCTTTAATCTTACTGACAAAGCGGGCTGTCCGACTGGAAGAAGCGTTACCGTAAGGTGCAAGACCCATCAGTTTGTATTCGCCGGAATTAACCTTGAACCCGAGATAATATGTTACTGCTGAATAAAGGAGTCCAAGCGAGTGAGGGAACCTGAGCTCCTTCAAAACTCTGATAGCCCCCCCTTCACCATGGCAGATTGAGGCAGTTGCCCACTCACCAACCCCATCCAGAGTTATAATAGCCGCATCTGCAAAAGGTGACGGGTAAAAGGCACTGGCAGCATGGGAAAGATGGTGTTCGGGGAAGAGCAACTTGATATCAGCCGGGCAGGTAACGTCGGCAGTTTGCAACTCTTCCAGAAGCAGCTTTTTGAGGAACAGTTTTTCCTTGATCCAGACAGGCATTGCCGCCACAAAGGAAGTGAGCCCTCGCGGTGCAAAGGCGTAATAGGTCTCCAGTAGACGTTCGAACTTCAGGAAAGGTTTGTCATAGAATGCAACTGCTGTCACAGCTGCCATAGAAATACCGGCGAAATCTAAACAGTAGCGCACCGCATTTACAGGGAAGGCCGAGTCATGCTTAACCCTGGTAAAGCGCTCCTCCTGGGCTGCCGCCAGGATCTCTCCGTTGCGGATCAGCACTGCGGCTGAGTCATGATAGTATGCGGAAAGCCCAATTATATACATCTGTCGTTAGTATCCTGAATAACCAGTCATATTTCAGACAAACTTCAGTTTCCGGGCGGCAGCTAGCAGCATCCGAAATAGCAGTAACCCATGCGACCAACGGCTTATATTTGTCTCTCCATAAAGCCTTTCACCGTAACGAACTGGTAAATCTACTATTTTGAGATTCAATCGTGCTGCCCCCAGCAACAGGTCAAAATCGCCAAAAGGATCAATGTCTCCAAAATGACTCCTGTTTGCGGCAAGCTTCTCATAGCTGTGCTTCCACAGTGCCTTGGTCCCGCATAATGTATCTTTGATCGTCTGGCCAAGCAACCAGGTAAATGCAATACTGAAAAACTTGTTGCCTATCAGATTAACAAAACGCATTGCCCGATCATTCAATGGATAAACCAGGCGAACTCCATTGATGAACTCACCATGCCCCTGAACCAGGGCCATGTAGAACTTCTCCAGACTTTCAGGAGCAACAGTCATGTCGGCATCCAGAATCATCAGAATATCCCCGACTGCAGCCTCAAACCCGGTTCTCACCGCATCCCCTTTGCCACAGCCACTTTGCCTCATAAGTCGGCATTTCAATTCCGAATGACTGGCTATCTCAGCCTCAATGACCTCGTAAGTGCCATCGCTTGAGCCCCCCTCAACGAAAATAATCTCTGTCCCAGCGCCCAGTTGCGGAATACGTTCTATGACTTCTACTATATTGCCGGCTTCATTGCGAGTGGGCACAATTACCGAGACGGTCGGCCTTGCAGTACTATCGAATCTGACAGGCAAAGCTCTGGCTACGATAAAATGGGTCAGGTTAAACCAGCTGAACGGCTTGAATTTGGCAAGTCCCCGGTTACAAAGTGATGTGACCCCAGGGACGGCCAGCGGCAGCAATATTTCTGATCGATGACTGACAGTGCCAAAACCGCTGAGATTTAACAGGCCAATCAGATCCTCAACCGTTAGCCAGTTCTGTGGGAGCATTTCCCTGGCAAATCCGAGCTGCTGAGCAAATCGTAGTGGCAGGTTCCAAAGATGACTGTAGAAATTGAAAACGATTCTTGTTTCAGGAGTGCAGAGCCGATGCACAGCCAGCAAGAACTCCTGAACATCCCAGAGGTCATCAACTAGGTCAGAGCATATTATATAATCAAAGCTCCCACTGATCCCTTCAAGATTCTGAGCATCCTTGAGATAAAACTCCAGAGAAGGGTGCAACTGCCGTGCATGCCGCAGCATCCCCTCCGAAAAATCGACCCCGACTCCACGCGCCGGAGATAAAGATGCCAGCAATTCACCTTTAGCACATCCGATCTCAAGTACAGCCTGATCGGCAGGGATAATCTCCCGGTAGAGCTCTGTTAGCCTCCGATGGTACTCACTCCGCAGGCCGCAATGGCTGAATCTATCCGCAAGCCTGTCCCAGTGGGCTACTCGAGATGATTGGTACACTTTCTGAGCTTGACATGCCGACTCATTTACCAAGAATGTAAATCTCCGTTAACAACAAATTACTCAGCCCCTTGCAAAGCCATGAAGATGAATCTATATGCTTTGCATGCAAAAATCCGTGTAAAGCTCTAATGTTCCCCAGTCCTGCCAGGACTATTGACAGAATTACAATCAGCGCTCTCATTGCATTCAGAGTGACAGCAACTGAAGCAGAAACTGGACAAACTCTTTTTATCGAGTGACGCCCTGAAGGCTCTGAAACGATCATTGTTCCATAGTTTGGCAAGGCTGTCATTCCTGACGTTTCCGACCAGAAAGGACATACAGGGGAAAACGTCCCCATGGGGCGAAATGGACATTCGTGACCAAGGCAGGAAACAGGAGTTGAAACTCTGGGGAGTGAGTTCCTGCCGATAGAATTTTTCAAGGTTCACTTCATTCAACATTTTTTCCGGATACGTGCGGATTTTGACCTTTCCCTTGTACTTTCGTATTTCCTCTATCTGCTTGGTCAGAACGGTCAAATCATCATTCCCTAACACCGGATATACAGGCTGTGTCTGACAGATTTCCTGTAAATCAATACGATAGGGAGCACTGTATATATTATCCATCGAGCGAGGAATCGAAAAAGTCACAAAATCTGCTGAAAGACTATCAGCCAGATTAAGGATATCAGTCAACTGGTGAAGATTCTCCTTTAAGATGACGGTCTTTATGTCAATTAGTGGGAAGGATGTTTTCAACTCTTTCTTTTTTTCCTTGATTTTGCCCAGTGCCTCGACGGCCTTGTCAAAGAGACCTGGGCTGCGGCGGATGCTGTCGTGAGTTTCCTGCATTCCATCTATAGATACGGCCATAAGCAGCAACCTGTTTCGTACAATCATGTCAATATGGCTATCCTTGATCAAAGACCCGTTAGTAACAAGGGAACACTTGCCCCTTTTCATTCCATATTCGAGTATAGAGGCAATATCTTCCCTTAAAAACGGCTCTCCGCCGGTGAGAGAGAGGATACACCACTTGGGAAGTTGATCAATTATATGCTTTATCTCCTGCAAGGTAAGTTCGTTTTGGGGAGACAGCTTGACGTCTTGATAACACATTGCGCATTTAACGTTGCAACGGTGGGTAACTTCGATATGAACAAACAAGGGAGGCAATGCTCGGGTGGAGTTGAAAAGAGAGGGAAGCAGAGTATGGATCTTCCCCAGCAGGTCAAATATTCGCGAAAAATCCAGTGCCGCCATCTTTGATTGGTTCCTATATTTTAGTCAGTAGTGCCCATCATGAACAAGTAAAAAAGGTTGGGACACTAATAAAGAAACAGATTAACTAGTCTAGCTCTTATTTTAGCAAAGGAGAGAGATAAAATGATCAGCAGAATAACTGCGCCAGAGATTTTCGCTCCATTGATAAAACTCCGGTCGGCATACCTGAGAGCTATTGAGTGTCTTCCCTTTGGCACGGATAAAGACATTTGGTTGTCTGCCGTCTCGGCAACTTCTATCTGGATGCCATCCACTTGCGCGGTAAAATAAGGATGGTACAGCATATTAACAATAACAGTGCCTGCTTTATTGCAATCTGAATCTATCTCCACTGAATTAGTTTTGAATCGATAGGATAGCCTTGCGTTGTCAACCGCCTCCTGCCAGTAGACCATAGGTCGTGCCAAGCTGTCTTTCAGAACATTGCGATACGTATCGCTGTATTGCAACTGGAACGGTGCAGCAGGATCCAAAGGTATTGCCTTATTAACTACGTACCACTTTACCCCCCATTTCCGAAAATGCTCAAGTGTTTCTTGCGGAATATAAAATGGCTCATCTGCCGGAAGATTAAACACCGGATTGTTCTTTATGCCTAACGATGCCTTACCTCCCTTTTGTGACACAAGCGGGTCATATCCCCCGAAATGAAACAGCCCCCAGAGTGTTGCATAGTCATATCCGAGATACGGAGCAGAAAAACCGGGAATCAATTTATCGCCACGTATCACGTCGTCAAGACTGGCGCTTATAATCCTGCCATCAGCAATGGTAGCTTTTAGAGGTTCTGTCAAGGGGAGAGGGTCTTCATGATAGCCAAACGTTCGCTGCGGTGAGAAGGAATACACCGCAATGAAGATGCAAAGATGAACGACAATGACCGTTGCCGCAACAACTTTAACAGTTTTATTCGTTAGGGATGCGTAATCAGATAGTTGTTTCAGGAAGATGTCAAAACCAAGAATTGAAATGACCGTAATGAAGAAACTACCAAAGATTGCCAGCTTAAACGGGTAGCGCATTCTGTTATATACTGGAACGTAATAAAAAAGCCGCGTTACTATCAGTTCGCCAGCCCACATAATAGCAAACAAGAATAGGATGATTGAAACCGTTCCCAGAACAGCACATTTACCAGAAAGCACTTTTCTTTTGTATAGATACAAAAAAAAGAACAAAATTGTCAAATACCCGACAAATGAGAGGTAATGAAGTTCAAATTGAGTAATTACCGAAGTTGAACTAAATGGGTCAATAAGCCCGCTTAGCCAGTATTTGAGATTATAGCTGTAACCAACATATTCATTCCAGCTTAATGGATTGCTTCTGTATGCAGAAACCTTTGTCTGCCACGCGGTCTGTAGAATTATAGGAAGGGTGACAATAACGACTAAAAAATAATTTACCGTGAAAGATACAAGTGCCTTAGTAAACTTTGTCGACTTAGAGTCAAGCAAGCAAAACAGAATAACAGTCAAAATTTCAAACGTGGCTGTATACAAGAAATATTGTGGATACCCCAGCAGTAGATTGCAAACCTTAAAAAACAAAAGCAGGAGAAAAGCTCTGAGGTCAAAGGAATAACATTGTCTTACTGTGTATAAAAGAATCCACGGGAGATACGCAGCAAGCCCGGTTACATGGATCCACGAATTCCCTCCGATGATCACAAAAGAGCAAAATGCCCACGTAATCCCGCCAAAAAGACAACTAGCATCGTCAAGCTCAAAATATCGCCCGAAAAAATAAAAACCTTGAGCGGCCAGAATTAGATGAAATAAAGCAATAATTTCGAATGAAGCGAAATAGTGCCCAAACATGAAATTGCTGAGAAGCAGTGCCAGATAGTATATTGGATACAAGGCCGCATAGTGGATTGTTACTGGAGTGCCAAGATACTGATGAAAATTGTAAAATGGGAACTCACCACTGAGCACAGATCTAAGGTTATGGAGATATATAGGCAAATACAAGACACGATTGTCGTCCTGCATAAAGTAGTACGGATGACTGATTTCAATCGAGAAAAAGGCCACTAGTGTCAGCAGCAACAGTGCTACAGGATATCTGTAATCTGGAATAGCTTTGAGCATATACTCTACTTACCAACAATATTTTTTAAGCATCAATACACTAAAAAAGGTGAGACCGCAGCAGCGACCTCACCTTTTTTTATTTACGCTTCATTGCAGATCAGCAGGGATGAACAACTGCGCTACCTACAATCTTTGGAGTTACGTAGCTCTTTTTCATAGTCGGCACCTCCTT contains:
- a CDS encoding SxtJ family membrane protein, whose product is MLKNQEKPSRALVLETFAILALFSLIIQQVLGHRLLAWLAILLLCIALFAKQLALLIASWWLRVAAKIASFNNRILLGTVFYLVLVPVAAVYKLFNKDPLELKWQQKESYYSERNHTFQKTDLEKMW
- a CDS encoding alginate O-acetyltransferase AlgX-related protein, yielding MLLISALVLFFSLGGLAVTLLEDKASVARTDALLPGIMTVAAFCSAWSWWWVMLRRQQGEAGPDGSTLQKKVLFGLIHASLLVTVTLILMNFAASFFAVNWPMSGLHGVSSTIGKQAWEYQSKKEGYVQVNSWGQRDVEHSVAPQAGLYRMIFVGDSFLEQGANVPLVARTAALLNGVAPSYELINLGVSATDPDEYFYRLKRVGLPLKPNHCVMTIYAGNDFIHDRTLLSYGGVSATYPRLSFLQVLGLRSLDQVISNERRPVLRAWFKGGALLKHELELQEIFGKTGNDGETEGEYLSFFPPERQARLKSVLNSSSAEARSLFFNMLRHPDEGRFRSYFLDVATKAANGMPAPEYIDDSYAYGWVKASQELCRRNGVKFTLVVIPEGFSVDSRMTAHYAALADMKAYLKYLDDATSRIVSHARSDGMDVIDLREVLAKVPGAYLNMDGHWSQQGVDRVALYLADRFANAKDNSQGK
- a CDS encoding carbamoyltransferase family protein, producing MYIIGLSAYYHDSAAVLIRNGEILAAAQEERFTRVKHDSAFPVNAVRYCLDFAGISMAAVTAVAFYDKPFLKFERLLETYYAFAPRGLTSFVAAMPVWIKEKLFLKKLLLEELQTADVTCPADIKLLFPEHHLSHAASAFYPSPFADAAIITLDGVGEWATASICHGEGGAIRVLKELRFPHSLGLLYSAVTYYLGFKVNSGEYKLMGLAPYGNASSSRTARFVSKIKEQLVDIKEDGSLRLNMEYFDFAVGQKMVDITKWEELFGFTRRQEEADLLPEHCDLALATQLVTEEVVLKMAGEARRLTGSANLCLAGGVALNCVANGRLLKSGLVENIWIQPAAGDAGGALGAALAAHYISCSGSRQIDKNLDRMQGAYLGPEYSSLEIERMTRKFGAVSHCYELFTELCDLTASLLADGNVIGWFQSRMEWGPRALGNRSILADPRSPEMQSKLNLKIKFREGFRPFAPAVQMECLQEYFDLAVPSPYMLLVADVQAHRRNSLPADFQARGVRDKLCHLRSDIPSVTHVDYSARVQTVHRETNPRFWQLLEAFKCKTGYAVLVNTSFNVRGEPIVMTPEDAYRCFMQTDMDYLVLGNFIFDKKMQPDFHASPLPKFQLD
- a CDS encoding radical SAM protein; protein product: MAALDFSRIFDLLGKIHTLLPSLFNSTRALPPLFVHIEVTHRCNVKCAMCYQDVKLSPQNELTLQEIKHIIDQLPKWCILSLTGGEPFLREDIASILEYGMKRGKCSLVTNGSLIKDSHIDMIVRNRLLLMAVSIDGMQETHDSIRRSPGLFDKAVEALGKIKEKKKELKTSFPLIDIKTVILKENLHQLTDILNLADSLSADFVTFSIPRSMDNIYSAPYRIDLQEICQTQPVYPVLGNDDLTVLTKQIEEIRKYKGKVKIRTYPEKMLNEVNLEKFYRQELTPQSFNSCFLPWSRMSISPHGDVFPCMSFLVGNVRNDSLAKLWNNDRFRAFRASLDKKSLSSFCFSCCHSECNESADCNSVNSPGRTGEH
- a CDS encoding DUF5989 family protein, whose product is MTFLKELWLFLLERKKWWLLPIIAVLLFLGLLIAVSGGSALGPFIYTLF
- a CDS encoding glycosyltransferase, translating into MYQSSRVAHWDRLADRFSHCGLRSEYHRRLTELYREIIPADQAVLEIGCAKGELLASLSPARGVGVDFSEGMLRHARQLHPSLEFYLKDAQNLEGISGSFDYIICSDLVDDLWDVQEFLLAVHRLCTPETRIVFNFYSHLWNLPLRFAQQLGFAREMLPQNWLTVEDLIGLLNLSGFGTVSHRSEILLPLAVPGVTSLCNRGLAKFKPFSWFNLTHFIVARALPVRFDSTARPTVSVIVPTRNEAGNIVEVIERIPQLGAGTEIIFVEGGSSDGTYEVIEAEIASHSELKCRLMRQSGCGKGDAVRTGFEAAVGDILMILDADMTVAPESLEKFYMALVQGHGEFINGVRLVYPLNDRAMRFVNLIGNKFFSIAFTWLLGQTIKDTLCGTKALWKHSYEKLAANRSHFGDIDPFGDFDLLLGAARLNLKIVDLPVRYGERLYGETNISRWSHGLLLFRMLLAAARKLKFV